The following proteins are encoded in a genomic region of Panthera leo isolate Ple1 chromosome F2, P.leo_Ple1_pat1.1, whole genome shotgun sequence:
- the NTAQ1 gene encoding protein N-terminal glutamine amidohydrolase isoform X3 yields MEGDVPAAAAACYQPASPPRDACVYNSCYCEENIWKLCEYIKNHDQYPLEECYAVFISNERKMIPIWKQQARPGDGPVIWDYHVVLLHVSSGGQSFIYDLDTVLPFPCPFDTYVEDAFKSDEDIHPQFRRKFRVIRADSYLKNFASDRSHMKDSSGNWREPPPSYPCIETGDSKMNLNDFISMDPEVGWGAVYSLSEFVHRFGSQNY; encoded by the exons ATGGAGGGGGATGTCCCCGCCGCTGCAGCCGCCTGCTACCAGCCGGCCAGCCCCCCGCGGGACGCCTGTGTCTACAACAGCTGCTACTG tgaagaaaatatttggaagctTTGTGAATACATCAAAAACCATGACCAGTATCCTTTAGAAGAGTGCTACGCTGTCTTCATATCTAATGAGAGGAAGATG ATACCTATCTGGAAACAACAAGCAAGACCTGGAGATGGACCTGTGATCTGG GATTACCATGTTGTCCTGCTTCATGTCTCAAGTGGTGGACAGAGCTTCATTTATGATCTTGACACTGTCCTGCCATTTCCCTGTCCTTTTGACACTTATGTGGAAGATGCATTTAAGTCTGATGAGGACATCCATCCACAGTTTAGAAG GAAATTTCGAGTGATCCGTGCAGATTCGTATTTGAAGAACTTTGCTTCTGACCGATCTCACATGAAAGATTCCAGTGGGAACTGGAGAGAACCTCCTCCATCATATCCCTGCATCGAAACTGGAG attccaaaatGAACCTGAATGATTTTATCAGCATGGATCCTGAGGTAGGATGGGGAGCTGTCTACTCCCTGTCTGAATTTGTACATCGGTTTGGCAGTCAGAACTACTGA
- the NTAQ1 gene encoding protein N-terminal glutamine amidohydrolase isoform X4 has protein sequence MLAECLLCPRGPFLLPASLISAHHREENIWKLCEYIKNHDQYPLEECYAVFISNERKMIPIWKQQARPGDGPVIWDYHVVLLHVSSGGQSFIYDLDTVLPFPCPFDTYVEDAFKSDEDIHPQFRRKFRVIRADSYLKNFASDRSHMKDSSGNWREPPPSYPCIETGDSKMNLNDFISMDPEVGWGAVYSLSEFVHRFGSQNY, from the exons ATGTTGGCTGAGTGCCTGCTGTGCCCCAGGGGtcctttccttctgcctgctTCTCTGATCTCAGCCCATCACCG tgaagaaaatatttggaagctTTGTGAATACATCAAAAACCATGACCAGTATCCTTTAGAAGAGTGCTACGCTGTCTTCATATCTAATGAGAGGAAGATG ATACCTATCTGGAAACAACAAGCAAGACCTGGAGATGGACCTGTGATCTGG GATTACCATGTTGTCCTGCTTCATGTCTCAAGTGGTGGACAGAGCTTCATTTATGATCTTGACACTGTCCTGCCATTTCCCTGTCCTTTTGACACTTATGTGGAAGATGCATTTAAGTCTGATGAGGACATCCATCCACAGTTTAGAAG GAAATTTCGAGTGATCCGTGCAGATTCGTATTTGAAGAACTTTGCTTCTGACCGATCTCACATGAAAGATTCCAGTGGGAACTGGAGAGAACCTCCTCCATCATATCCCTGCATCGAAACTGGAG attccaaaatGAACCTGAATGATTTTATCAGCATGGATCCTGAGGTAGGATGGGGAGCTGTCTACTCCCTGTCTGAATTTGTACATCGGTTTGGCAGTCAGAACTACTGA
- the NTAQ1 gene encoding protein N-terminal glutamine amidohydrolase isoform X2, whose protein sequence is MEGDVPAAAAACYQPASPPRDACVYNSCYWQLDRVMHHFRPLEYSDEQSRQIPCEENIWKLCEYIKNHDQYPLEECYAVFISNERKMIPIWKQQARPGDGPVIWDYHVVLLHVSSGGQSFIYDLDTVLPFPCPFDTYVEDAFKSDEDIHPQFRRKFRVIRADSYLKNFASDRSHMKDSSGNWREPPPSYPCIETGGISPVNNFLRFKEIKSSSPCSCCLALARA, encoded by the exons ATGGAGGGGGATGTCCCCGCCGCTGCAGCCGCCTGCTACCAGCCGGCCAGCCCCCCGCGGGACGCCTGTGTCTACAACAGCTGCTACTG GCAATTGGATCGTGTGATGCACCATTTTAGGCCCTTGGAATACAGCGATGAACAGAGTAGACAAATTCCCTG tgaagaaaatatttggaagctTTGTGAATACATCAAAAACCATGACCAGTATCCTTTAGAAGAGTGCTACGCTGTCTTCATATCTAATGAGAGGAAGATG ATACCTATCTGGAAACAACAAGCAAGACCTGGAGATGGACCTGTGATCTGG GATTACCATGTTGTCCTGCTTCATGTCTCAAGTGGTGGACAGAGCTTCATTTATGATCTTGACACTGTCCTGCCATTTCCCTGTCCTTTTGACACTTATGTGGAAGATGCATTTAAGTCTGATGAGGACATCCATCCACAGTTTAGAAG GAAATTTCGAGTGATCCGTGCAGATTCGTATTTGAAGAACTTTGCTTCTGACCGATCTCACATGAAAGATTCCAGTGGGAACTGGAGAGAACCTCCTCCATCATATCCCTGCATCGAAACTGGAG GCATCAGTCCAGTTAATAATTTTCTGAGATTTAAGGAGATAAAGAGTTCTTCACCCTGTTCCTGTTGTTTGGCGTTGGCACGAGCTTGA
- the NTAQ1 gene encoding protein N-terminal glutamine amidohydrolase isoform X5, producing MIPIWKQQARPGDGPVIWDYHVVLLHVSSGGQSFIYDLDTVLPFPCPFDTYVEDAFKSDEDIHPQFRRKFRVIRADSYLKNFASDRSHMKDSSGNWREPPPSYPCIETGDSKMNLNDFISMDPEVGWGAVYSLSEFVHRFGSQNY from the exons ATG ATACCTATCTGGAAACAACAAGCAAGACCTGGAGATGGACCTGTGATCTGG GATTACCATGTTGTCCTGCTTCATGTCTCAAGTGGTGGACAGAGCTTCATTTATGATCTTGACACTGTCCTGCCATTTCCCTGTCCTTTTGACACTTATGTGGAAGATGCATTTAAGTCTGATGAGGACATCCATCCACAGTTTAGAAG GAAATTTCGAGTGATCCGTGCAGATTCGTATTTGAAGAACTTTGCTTCTGACCGATCTCACATGAAAGATTCCAGTGGGAACTGGAGAGAACCTCCTCCATCATATCCCTGCATCGAAACTGGAG attccaaaatGAACCTGAATGATTTTATCAGCATGGATCCTGAGGTAGGATGGGGAGCTGTCTACTCCCTGTCTGAATTTGTACATCGGTTTGGCAGTCAGAACTACTGA
- the NTAQ1 gene encoding protein N-terminal glutamine amidohydrolase isoform X1, whose product MEGDVPAAAAACYQPASPPRDACVYNSCYWQLDRVMHHFRPLEYSDEQSRQIPCEENIWKLCEYIKNHDQYPLEECYAVFISNERKMIPIWKQQARPGDGPVIWDYHVVLLHVSSGGQSFIYDLDTVLPFPCPFDTYVEDAFKSDEDIHPQFRRKFRVIRADSYLKNFASDRSHMKDSSGNWREPPPSYPCIETGDSKMNLNDFISMDPEVGWGAVYSLSEFVHRFGSQNY is encoded by the exons ATGGAGGGGGATGTCCCCGCCGCTGCAGCCGCCTGCTACCAGCCGGCCAGCCCCCCGCGGGACGCCTGTGTCTACAACAGCTGCTACTG GCAATTGGATCGTGTGATGCACCATTTTAGGCCCTTGGAATACAGCGATGAACAGAGTAGACAAATTCCCTG tgaagaaaatatttggaagctTTGTGAATACATCAAAAACCATGACCAGTATCCTTTAGAAGAGTGCTACGCTGTCTTCATATCTAATGAGAGGAAGATG ATACCTATCTGGAAACAACAAGCAAGACCTGGAGATGGACCTGTGATCTGG GATTACCATGTTGTCCTGCTTCATGTCTCAAGTGGTGGACAGAGCTTCATTTATGATCTTGACACTGTCCTGCCATTTCCCTGTCCTTTTGACACTTATGTGGAAGATGCATTTAAGTCTGATGAGGACATCCATCCACAGTTTAGAAG GAAATTTCGAGTGATCCGTGCAGATTCGTATTTGAAGAACTTTGCTTCTGACCGATCTCACATGAAAGATTCCAGTGGGAACTGGAGAGAACCTCCTCCATCATATCCCTGCATCGAAACTGGAG attccaaaatGAACCTGAATGATTTTATCAGCATGGATCCTGAGGTAGGATGGGGAGCTGTCTACTCCCTGTCTGAATTTGTACATCGGTTTGGCAGTCAGAACTACTGA